A genomic window from Acidobacteriota bacterium includes:
- a CDS encoding tetratricopeptide repeat protein — translation MTRRIELSRAVGAALLLVACSAPLAAQEAFFEEGNRLYQEGDFAGAVALYERILETGVESGELHYNLGNAWFRLGEMGPAVLHYERARRMMPRDDDLRANLELARSLTVDEITPLPGFWLLRVARWWIDLLSRPVLLAVVTLTWLTAMGALIVAVAGRAESLLAWSRRVAAVAGGLTLVFGLSLMARELGVGRPDEAVIMAAAAAVHSAPSDDRELLIFTVHEGTRVRVERRSDAWVEIVLEDGRVGWVRSGQLVLI, via the coding sequence ATGACGAGGCGCATCGAGCTCTCGCGCGCCGTCGGCGCGGCGCTGCTGCTCGTGGCCTGCTCGGCGCCGCTCGCGGCGCAGGAGGCGTTCTTCGAGGAGGGGAACCGTCTGTACCAGGAGGGTGACTTCGCCGGCGCGGTCGCGCTGTACGAGCGGATCCTGGAGACCGGGGTCGAGAGCGGCGAGTTGCACTACAACCTCGGCAATGCGTGGTTCCGCCTGGGCGAGATGGGCCCGGCCGTGCTCCACTACGAGCGCGCGAGGCGGATGATGCCGCGCGACGACGACCTGCGCGCGAACCTGGAGCTGGCGCGCTCGCTGACGGTGGACGAGATCACGCCGCTGCCGGGCTTCTGGTTGTTGCGCGTCGCCCGCTGGTGGATCGACCTGCTGTCCCGCCCGGTGCTGCTGGCCGTCGTGACGCTGACCTGGCTGACGGCGATGGGCGCGTTGATCGTCGCCGTCGCGGGGCGGGCCGAATCTCTCCTGGCCTGGTCGCGGCGTGTCGCGGCGGTGGCCGGAGGCTTGACGCTCGTCTTCGGCCTGAGCCTCATGGCGCGCGAGCTCGGCGTGGGCCGGCCCGACGAGGCGGTTATCATGGCGGCGGCGGCGGCGGTGCACAGCGCGCCGTCCGACGACCGGGAGTTGCTGATCTTCACCGTGCACGAGGGGACCCGCGTGCGGGTCGAGCGGCGCAGCGACGCGTGGGTCGAGATCGTCCTGGAGGACGGCAGGGTCGGATGGGTGCGCAGCGGCCAGCTCGTGCTCATCTGA
- a CDS encoding trypsin-like serine protease, which yields MRDARPRPRAGRLVLPFAALSILPAIVAAACAPGPLPPPPAHRIAAPLPSAGQPQRALPPIPADLRPDERATVELFERTSPSVVYITTLARRTDWFGRPMGGEVPQGTGTGFVWDDDGHVITNAHVVRGAEAVEVVMSDQTTYDAEWVGGSASHDLAVLRIEAPALRPVTIGASDRLRVGQRVYAIGNPFGLSATLTTGIVSALGRRIEGLDGTPIEDVIQTDAAINTGNSGGPLLDSGGRLIGVNTQIASPSGASAGVGFAVPVNTVSRVVPQIIDTGEYTPPRLGIRMDGRGYLSRYVLGRLRASGVLVVGTERGGGAAAAGLRGTELSRNGRQVTQVGDVIQAVDGERIRSQGELRAVLDRYSPGDDVTVTILRDGDTLDVVVPLS from the coding sequence ATGAGAGACGCACGACCTCGCCCGCGCGCCGGCCGGCTCGTCCTGCCCTTCGCGGCATTGTCGATCCTGCCGGCGATCGTCGCGGCCGCCTGCGCGCCCGGCCCGCTTCCACCCCCGCCCGCGCATCGGATTGCCGCGCCGCTGCCTTCGGCCGGACAGCCGCAGCGGGCCCTGCCGCCGATCCCGGCCGATCTGCGGCCGGACGAGCGGGCGACGGTCGAGCTGTTCGAGCGCACCAGCCCGTCGGTGGTCTACATCACCACGCTCGCCAGGCGCACGGACTGGTTCGGGCGTCCCATGGGCGGCGAGGTGCCGCAGGGCACCGGGACCGGCTTCGTCTGGGACGATGACGGGCACGTGATCACCAATGCCCACGTGGTACGGGGCGCAGAGGCCGTCGAGGTCGTCATGTCCGACCAGACCACCTACGATGCCGAGTGGGTCGGCGGGTCGGCGTCCCACGATCTGGCCGTGCTGCGCATCGAGGCGCCGGCGCTGCGCCCCGTGACCATCGGCGCCAGCGACCGGTTGCGGGTGGGGCAGAGGGTCTATGCCATCGGCAACCCCTTCGGTCTGAGCGCAACGCTCACCACGGGAATCGTGTCGGCCCTCGGGCGGCGTATCGAAGGACTCGACGGGACGCCCATCGAGGACGTGATCCAGACCGACGCGGCAATCAACACGGGCAACTCGGGTGGACCGCTGCTGGACAGCGGGGGGCGCCTGATAGGCGTCAACACGCAGATCGCCAGCCCGTCGGGGGCGTCGGCGGGCGTCGGCTTCGCCGTGCCGGTCAACACGGTAAGTCGGGTCGTGCCGCAGATCATCGACACCGGCGAATACACGCCTCCCCGGCTCGGGATCAGGATGGACGGGCGTGGCTACCTGAGTCGCTACGTTCTCGGGCGGCTGCGCGCCAGCGGCGTGCTGGTGGTCGGGACGGAACGCGGCGGCGGCGCCGCGGCAGCCGGGTTGCGCGGCACGGAGCTGTCCCGCAACGGCCGGCAGGTCACGCAGGTCGGCGACGTCATCCAGGCCGTCGACGGCGAGCGGATCAGATCGCAGGGAGAATTGCGGGCCGTCCTCGACCGGTACAGTCCCGGCGACGACGTGACGGTGACGATCCTGCGCGACGGCGACACGCTCGACGTCGTCGTGCCCCTCTCCTAG
- a CDS encoding MarR family transcriptional regulator, with protein MDRGPVEVMIERWERERPDLDASSLQIIARLSRLARAIDEDAAAVLQEYNLTDVEFQLLAAIRTAPESRAAPRTLLQPLMVTSGGLTNRIDRLEAAGWVVRAPNPDDRRGVFLELTTSGRELVDRVTAAYLRNQGELLREALTAEERTRLAPLLRKLLDSLSARNTKRKPIPPAESAI; from the coding sequence ATGGACCGCGGACCGGTCGAGGTGATGATCGAGCGCTGGGAGCGCGAGCGCCCCGACCTCGACGCCTCGTCGCTGCAGATCATCGCCCGCCTGTCGCGTCTGGCCCGTGCGATCGACGAGGACGCCGCCGCGGTGCTGCAGGAATACAACCTGACCGACGTCGAGTTCCAGTTGCTCGCCGCCATCCGCACCGCCCCCGAGAGCCGCGCCGCCCCGCGCACCCTGCTGCAGCCGCTGATGGTGACGTCGGGGGGATTGACCAACCGGATCGACCGGCTCGAGGCCGCGGGTTGGGTGGTGCGCGCGCCCAACCCGGACGACCGGCGCGGCGTCTTCCTGGAACTCACCACAAGCGGCCGCGAGCTGGTGGATCGCGTGACCGCGGCGTACCTGCGGAACCAGGGGGAGCTGCTGCGGGAAGCCCTCACCGCCGAGGAGCGCACGCGGCTGGCGCCGCTGTTGCGCAAGCTCCTCGACTCGCTCTCGGCGCGCAATACCAAGCGCAAGCCGATCCCGCCTGCGGAGTCCGCAATCTGA
- a CDS encoding ATP-binding protein: protein MELIGRFLKVPNQSCFLFGPRGTGKSTWLHDRIPDALFVDLLDPSTHRNLSARPERLRELLAGAPGRETVVIDEIQRVPELLTVVHAVMEEPSPPRFILTGSSARKLRRGGVDLLGGRAVQRTLHPFMAAELPGFDLQRALRFGLVPLVVGAFDPAEVLAGYASLYLDQEVRAEGLTRNVGSFTRFLEAISFSHGAQLNASAVARECEVERKVVAGYVGILEDLLLAFRLPVFRKRAKRATVRHDKLYLFDAGVFRSLRPKGPLDRPEEIDGQALEGLVAQHLRAWVAYSGRDAKLFFWRTRAGAEVDFVVYGEAGVQAFEVKNAARVHSTDLRSLRAFRDDYPEAETAVLYRGRERLRINGVWCLPVEEFLRRVLPDRGLLAWL from the coding sequence ATGGAACTTATAGGTCGATTTCTTAAGGTTCCGAACCAGAGCTGCTTCTTGTTCGGCCCCCGTGGAACGGGGAAATCCACGTGGTTGCACGACCGAATCCCCGACGCCCTGTTCGTCGACCTGCTCGATCCATCGACTCACCGCAACCTGAGTGCCCGCCCCGAGCGCCTGCGAGAACTGCTCGCAGGCGCACCCGGAAGAGAGACGGTGGTCATCGACGAGATCCAGCGCGTGCCGGAGCTGCTCACGGTTGTTCATGCAGTCATGGAGGAGCCGTCGCCGCCGCGCTTCATCCTGACAGGATCGAGCGCCCGGAAGCTGCGACGCGGCGGCGTGGACCTGCTCGGTGGCCGGGCCGTTCAACGCACGCTGCATCCGTTCATGGCGGCCGAGCTGCCGGGATTCGACCTTCAGCGGGCATTGCGATTCGGCCTGGTACCCCTCGTGGTCGGCGCTTTCGATCCCGCGGAGGTCCTGGCCGGCTACGCGAGCCTGTACCTCGACCAGGAAGTGCGGGCGGAGGGCCTGACTCGCAACGTCGGGAGCTTCACCCGCTTTCTGGAGGCGATCAGCTTCTCCCACGGCGCGCAGCTCAACGCTTCGGCGGTCGCCCGCGAGTGCGAGGTCGAGCGGAAGGTCGTCGCCGGATACGTCGGCATTCTGGAGGACCTGCTGCTGGCGTTCCGGCTGCCGGTCTTCCGGAAACGGGCTAAGCGCGCGACCGTGAGGCACGACAAGCTCTACCTGTTCGACGCTGGCGTGTTCCGGTCGCTGCGCCCGAAGGGGCCGCTGGACCGTCCCGAGGAGATCGACGGGCAGGCGCTGGAAGGACTGGTGGCCCAGCATCTTCGGGCTTGGGTAGCGTATTCCGGACGCGACGCGAAGCTCTTCTTCTGGCGGACGCGGGCGGGTGCGGAGGTCGACTTCGTCGTCTATGGGGAAGCGGGCGTACAGGCGTTCGAGGTCAAGAACGCGGCCAGGGTGCATTCCACGGATCTGCGGTCGCTGCGGGCATTCCGCGACGACTACCCGGAGGCCGAGACCGCGGTGCTCTACCGCGGCCGAGAGCGTCTGCGGATCAACGGTGTCTGGTGTCTGCCGGTCGAGGAGTTCCTGCGGCGCGTGTTGCCGGATCGAGGGCTGCTGGCCTGGTTGTGA